The Bacillus sp. Marseille-Q1617 genome has a segment encoding these proteins:
- the remA gene encoding extracellular matrix/biofilm regulator RemA, whose amino-acid sequence MSIKLINIGFGNIVSANRIISIVSPESAPIKRLIQDARDRGTLVDATYGRRTRAVIITDSDHVILSAVQPETVAHRLTDKEDLQEEGQGK is encoded by the coding sequence ATGTCTATTAAGCTCATCAATATAGGGTTTGGAAATATTGTATCAGCCAATCGGATCATCTCGATTGTCAGTCCTGAGTCTGCGCCGATAAAGCGTCTAATTCAAGATGCAAGAGACCGGGGTACTTTAGTGGATGCTACATACGGAAGAAGAACCAGGGCAGTCATCATCACCGATAGTGATCATGTCATATTATCAGCTGTTCAACCCGAAACAGTTGCTCACCGCTTAACTGATAAAGAGGATTTGCAAGAAGAAGGGCAGGGTAAATAA